The following proteins come from a genomic window of Yinghuangia sp. ASG 101:
- a CDS encoding SDR family NAD(P)-dependent oxidoreductase has translation MNLEGRSALVAGGAGGLGSATARRLVELGVGVAVFDRDGDRADKLAAELGPRAVGVGGDVNNDADVTSAIAAARALGTFSIAVMASGDVPPSPAIVDADGNPIGIDLLDNMLAFHTRGTFNIARLAAAAFTANEPDKDGQRGVIVNTASIAAFEAQTGQVAYGAAKAAVAGMTLPLARDLGPHGIRVCAIAPGIIATPILPPGHEIYELLRKDVVFPNRLGHPEEYARLVESIVTNPYLNGENIRLDGAMRLQHKFG, from the coding sequence GTGAATCTCGAAGGACGTTCGGCTCTGGTCGCGGGCGGGGCCGGCGGATTGGGCAGCGCCACCGCCCGGCGGCTCGTCGAACTCGGTGTGGGTGTCGCGGTGTTCGACCGGGACGGCGACCGGGCCGACAAGCTGGCGGCGGAACTCGGCCCGCGGGCCGTCGGGGTCGGCGGCGACGTCAACAACGACGCCGACGTGACCTCGGCCATCGCGGCGGCCCGGGCGCTCGGCACGTTCTCCATCGCGGTGATGGCCAGCGGCGACGTCCCTCCGTCGCCCGCCATCGTCGACGCCGACGGGAACCCGATCGGCATCGACCTGCTGGACAACATGCTCGCCTTCCACACACGCGGCACCTTCAACATCGCGCGCCTGGCCGCCGCGGCGTTCACCGCCAACGAGCCGGACAAGGACGGCCAGCGGGGCGTCATCGTCAACACCGCGTCGATCGCCGCGTTCGAGGCGCAGACCGGACAGGTCGCCTACGGCGCCGCCAAGGCCGCGGTCGCCGGCATGACCCTGCCCCTGGCGCGCGATCTGGGCCCGCACGGCATCCGCGTCTGCGCGATAGCCCCGGGAATCATCGCCACCCCGATCCTCCCGCCCGGCCACGAGATCTACGAACTCCTGCGGAAGGACGTGGTGTTCCCCAACCGGCTGGGCCACCCCGAGGAGTACGCGCGCCTGGTCGAGTCGATCGTGACGAACCCCTATCTCAACGGCGAGAACATCCGCCTCGACGGAGCGATGCGCCTGCAGCACAAATTCGGGTGA
- a CDS encoding pentapeptide repeat-containing protein: MPAPAPRELADLPYARHLEPWHGALRRDGDHDSVRADGHTFADTDAGSARFTESAFSSVTFTGCRMRRARFNDVWMHTVRWVGTELAESDWLDVEVIASALAGVEAFGAELRRVAFHNCKFDSVNLRTGTLRDVAFVDCLLRDVDFAGATLHDVTFPGSTLDGVRFGKARMRSVDLRGAVALGIADGADALRGATISGGQLLELAPVFAQTLGVTVRDD; encoded by the coding sequence ATGCCCGCCCCCGCACCCCGCGAACTCGCCGACCTCCCCTACGCGCGCCACCTGGAGCCGTGGCACGGCGCCCTGCGGCGGGACGGCGACCACGACTCCGTGCGGGCCGACGGGCACACGTTCGCGGACACCGACGCCGGCAGCGCCCGGTTCACCGAATCGGCGTTCTCCTCGGTCACGTTCACCGGCTGCCGCATGAGGCGCGCCCGGTTCAACGACGTGTGGATGCACACGGTCCGCTGGGTCGGCACCGAACTGGCCGAGTCCGACTGGCTCGACGTCGAGGTCATCGCGAGCGCCCTGGCCGGGGTGGAGGCGTTCGGGGCGGAACTACGCCGGGTCGCGTTCCACAACTGCAAGTTCGACTCGGTGAACCTGCGCACCGGCACCCTGCGCGACGTGGCGTTCGTCGACTGCCTCCTGCGGGACGTCGACTTCGCCGGTGCCACGCTGCACGACGTGACGTTCCCCGGCTCGACCCTGGACGGCGTGCGCTTCGGCAAGGCACGGATGCGGTCGGTCGACCTGCGCGGCGCCGTGGCGCTGGGCATCGCGGACGGCGCCGACGCACTTCGCGGCGCCACCATCAGCGGGGGGCAACTCCTGGAACTCGCACCGGTATTCGCCCAGACCCTGGGGGTCACGGTGCGCGACGACTGA
- a CDS encoding nuclear transport factor 2 family protein — MITDELVAKLWRHWEDGFNQYDVDLVMAPIDEDIVFSSPFVRRRTGDPAKVTVEGFDTFRDYIDDSMRRLPGIRYTIDSVLVSPRTVVFLYGIAFADGQTANGADYLRLNDAGRVVEWRCHYPREFVDARL, encoded by the coding sequence GTGATCACGGACGAGCTTGTCGCGAAGCTGTGGCGGCACTGGGAGGACGGGTTCAACCAGTACGACGTCGATCTGGTGATGGCCCCGATCGACGAGGACATCGTGTTCAGCTCGCCGTTCGTGCGGCGGCGCACCGGGGACCCCGCCAAGGTCACCGTGGAGGGCTTCGACACGTTCCGGGACTACATCGACGACTCGATGCGGCGTTTGCCCGGGATCCGGTACACCATCGACTCGGTGCTGGTGAGCCCCCGGACGGTCGTGTTCCTGTACGGGATCGCCTTCGCCGACGGGCAGACCGCGAACGGAGCCGACTATCTGCGGCTGAACGACGCCGGACGCGTCGTGGAGTGGCGGTGCCACTACCCGCGGGAGTTCGTCGACGCGCGGTTGTAG
- a CDS encoding PadR family transcriptional regulator yields MREFQRGAVRLHILHHAAEGEIHGAWMAQELASHGYEIGPGTLYPTLHRLEGDGLLTSEQRVVDGRTRRVYRATDAGRAALAQDRRALAELARELLPEDELRG; encoded by the coding sequence GTGCGGGAGTTCCAGCGGGGGGCGGTGCGGCTGCACATTCTGCATCACGCGGCCGAGGGGGAGATCCACGGCGCGTGGATGGCACAGGAGTTGGCGTCGCACGGCTATGAGATCGGCCCCGGGACGCTGTACCCGACGCTGCACCGGTTGGAGGGCGACGGACTGCTGACCTCCGAGCAGCGGGTGGTCGACGGGCGTACGCGGCGCGTCTACCGGGCGACCGACGCCGGCCGGGCGGCTTTGGCGCAGGACCGGCGGGCGTTGGCGGAGCTGGCCCGGGAGCTGTTGCCCGAGGACGAACTTCGGGGCTGA
- a CDS encoding APC family permease: MDTARRSGDARQLPRHLGLFDAVVIGLGAMIGAGVFAALAPAAAAAGSGLLIGLALAGIVAYCNATSSARLAARYPQSGGTYVYGRERLGAFWGFLAGWGFVVGKTASCAAMALTIGAYAWPGQAHAVAVAAVVVLTGVNYAGVRKAAWLTRAIVAVVLAVLAAVATACLTGGTADADRWAPGADTGFHGVLQSAGLLFFAFAGYARIATLGEEVRDPRRTIPRAISVALGITLVVYAAVALAVLAVLGPGRLADSTAPLADAVRAAGVPGLVPVVRVGAAVAALGSLLALILGVSRTTLAMARDGHLPRPLAAVHPRFGVPHRAELAVGAVVAVLAATADVRGAIGFSSFGVLAYYAVANASAWTLTRDEGRPPRAVPVVGGVGCVVLAFALPTASVLWGAVVLALGAAAYGARRLLTRM, encoded by the coding sequence ATGGACACGGCCCGCCGGTCCGGTGACGCGCGGCAACTCCCGCGGCACCTCGGCCTGTTCGACGCCGTCGTGATCGGCCTCGGGGCGATGATCGGCGCGGGCGTGTTCGCCGCCCTGGCACCCGCAGCCGCCGCGGCCGGCTCCGGCCTGCTCATCGGGCTGGCCCTGGCCGGCATCGTCGCCTACTGCAACGCCACCTCCTCGGCCCGCCTGGCCGCCCGCTACCCGCAGTCCGGGGGCACGTACGTGTACGGCCGTGAGCGGCTCGGCGCGTTCTGGGGCTTCCTGGCCGGGTGGGGGTTCGTCGTCGGCAAGACCGCGTCGTGCGCGGCGATGGCGCTGACCATCGGCGCGTACGCGTGGCCGGGCCAGGCGCACGCGGTCGCGGTCGCGGCGGTGGTGGTCCTGACCGGGGTGAACTACGCCGGCGTGCGGAAGGCCGCGTGGCTGACCCGGGCGATCGTCGCCGTGGTCCTGGCCGTGCTCGCCGCCGTGGCCACCGCCTGCCTGACCGGCGGCACCGCCGACGCCGACCGCTGGGCCCCGGGCGCGGACACCGGATTCCACGGCGTCCTGCAGTCCGCCGGCCTGCTCTTCTTCGCCTTCGCGGGCTACGCCCGCATCGCGACCCTCGGCGAGGAGGTCCGCGACCCGCGGCGCACCATCCCCCGCGCGATCTCGGTCGCCCTCGGCATCACGCTGGTCGTGTACGCCGCGGTCGCCCTCGCCGTCCTGGCGGTTCTCGGCCCGGGGCGCCTGGCGGACTCCACCGCGCCGCTGGCCGACGCGGTCCGGGCGGCCGGGGTGCCCGGGCTCGTCCCCGTCGTCCGCGTCGGTGCCGCGGTCGCGGCGCTCGGCTCCCTGCTGGCCCTGATCCTCGGCGTCTCGCGCACCACGCTGGCGATGGCCCGCGACGGCCACCTGCCCCGTCCCCTGGCCGCCGTCCACCCGCGCTTCGGGGTGCCGCACCGCGCGGAACTCGCCGTGGGGGCCGTCGTCGCCGTCCTGGCCGCCACCGCGGACGTGCGCGGCGCGATCGGTTTCTCCTCCTTCGGCGTGCTCGCCTACTACGCCGTCGCCAACGCCTCGGCGTGGACGCTCACGCGCGACGAGGGACGGCCGCCGCGCGCGGTGCCCGTCGTGGGCGGGGTCGGCTGCGTGGTCCTGGCGTTCGCCCTGCCGACGGCGTCCGTGCTCTGGGGCGCGGTGGTGCTCGCCCTCGGCGCCGCGGCCTACGGAGCGCGCCGCCTCCTCACCCGTATGTGA
- a CDS encoding VOC family protein, with product MSAQNLSAVFPVADMGAAVKFVSAVLGTQPTFVDGDRWAQFDVNGGRLALSGTDREGDGPSVMAKVADLAAALAPVREAGFDVGDSVEGPHETRARVTGPDGWSAVLYAPRG from the coding sequence ATGTCCGCGCAGAACCTGTCCGCCGTTTTCCCCGTCGCCGACATGGGCGCCGCGGTGAAGTTCGTCAGCGCCGTGCTCGGCACGCAGCCCACCTTCGTGGACGGCGACCGCTGGGCGCAGTTCGACGTCAACGGCGGCCGGCTCGCACTCTCCGGCACCGACCGGGAGGGCGACGGCCCCTCGGTCATGGCCAAGGTCGCCGATCTCGCAGCGGCCCTGGCCCCGGTGCGCGAGGCGGGCTTCGACGTCGGCGACAGCGTCGAGGGGCCGCACGAGACGCGGGCCCGCGTCACCGGGCCCGACGGCTGGAGCGCGGTGCTGTACGCGCCGCGCGGCTGA